A genome region from Oenanthe melanoleuca isolate GR-GAL-2019-014 chromosome 14, OMel1.0, whole genome shotgun sequence includes the following:
- the UBN1 gene encoding ubinuclein-1 isoform X1, whose protein sequence is MTEPHRVPFTTLHGPLSSSFLKRSRKDDGEQPPEAEPAAAAVRITLTLFEPDHKRCPEFFYPDLLKSCRGKVKGSSSGDKKKDPADPFNDEEKERHKVEALARKFEEKYGGKRRRKDRIQDLIDMGYGYDESDSFIDNSEAYDELVPASLTTKYGGFYINSGTLQFRQASESEDDYVKEKKKKCPKKRKLKDGGEKIKKKKKDDSYDKEKKSKKSKFPKAGFTALNASKEKKKKKYSGALSVKEMLKKFQKEKDAQKKKDEEQKVVAPSPADPAAPREAEAMADPLLSLFGHASDSDLLQAATAMDSLSELDLERLLSESPEGSPCPEGEDGSDPGTGLEQEFRQPPSLPEGLPAPLEKRIKELAQAARAAEGEGRQRFFTQDINNIILDIELQTRELSSQVRSGVYAHLAAFFPCSKDTLLKRARRLYLYEQGGRLKEPLQKLKEAIGRAMPEQVAKYQEECQAHTQAKFAKMLEEEKDKEQRVCSDDDEDEEKGGKRVAGPRKKFQWNDEIRELLCHLVKIKLDGYDLDKNKAQSLEDYVKTFLEGEVKHLWPKGWMQARTLFKESRRVHGHLTSVLAKKKVIAPTKVKVKDSSCKPDKKLSVSVPSLHSSSTLAMSSESQGGALGISAQTRELLSLGTAQAASSTATPATFKDDSLDEDLIHNPTSSLEAVSKELAVLNSRAAASPDFTLPAAPKAPPEKIPTLTSSDEKRTFPKPNPSPTSSSGSLQSPLNFLAEQALALGQSSQDKKSENSNYKEHSCQASPSKILPDAHQAKQKHHSLVRPGHGPPGSAPVPGSQVKVFHPGAQLQKPFTSPAPFVKLQSPKSSTPLPQRSLLQQVKSSTKAQSFHSSTSPSSTQNSSSSHKSQGLSSSLSYASKHSSASGSSGQSYKSPFVAGSLSKHGASSSSSSSGASANQGSSSGTLLPSVPAPSPGSASRPASSSSVKKTPVSQKLTLVAPPGGSNGDSSGGTQGVAKLLTSSLKPAVVSGTAASTSVPKGTSGAVLLTSSSSLSVLAPSYKSNNPKLPAALSSTPLGIISPIHSFPLHVISFSSDSSPKAGVSKDAIVTGPAPGTFHHGLGHSLLAGLHSSPHHAAPLPHSALPTHLPQSLPDASQLHGKGSNAQQRKL, encoded by the exons ATGACAGAGCCCCACAGGGTTCCGTTCACCACTCTGCACGggcccctgagcagcagcttcctgaaGAGGTCTCGCAAGGACGATGGAGAGCAGCCCCCGGAGGCCGAGCCCGCGGCCGCGGCCGTGCGCATCACCCTCACCCTCTTCGAGCCCGACCACAAACGCTGCCCGGAGTTCTTCTACCCAGACCTCCTCAAGAGCTGTCGAGGGAAAGTAAAAGGGAGTTCTTCAGGTGACAAG aagAAAGACCCAGCTGATCCCTTCAAtgatgaggaaaaggaaaggcatAAAGTGGAGGCTCTTGCTAGGaagtttgaagaaaaatat GGTGGCAAGAGGCGCAGGAAGGACCGGATTCAGGATTTGATTGATATGGGGTATGGCTATGATGAGTCCGACTCCTTCATCGACAACTCGGAAGCT TACGATGAGCTGGTTCCTGCCTCTCTCACTACCAAGTATGGAGGGTTTTACATCAACTCAGGAACGCTGCAGTTCCGGCAGGCCTCTGAGTCTGAGGATGACTATGtcaaagagaagaagaagaagtgTCCCAAG AAGCGGAAGTTGAAAGATGGGggtgaaaaaataaagaagaagaagaaggatgATTCTTAtgacaaggaaaagaaatcaaagaagTCCAAGTTTCCAAAAGCTGG CTTCACAGCATTAAATGCAAgtaaagagaagaagaagaagaaatactCTGGAGCTCTCAGCGTCAAGGAGATGCTGAAGAAGTTTCAGAAGGAGAAGGAtgctcagaagaaaaaggatgaagagcagaaagtggtggctccttccccagcagacCCTGCAGCCCCAAGGGAGGCAGAGGCCATGGCTGACCCTCTGCTGTCTCTCTTTGGCCACGCCAGTGACAGTgacctgctgcaggcagccacagccatgGACTCGCTGAGTGAGCTGGACCTGGAGCGGCTGCTGAGCGAGTCCCCGGAGGGCAGTCCCTGCCCCGAGGGGGAGGATGGCAGTGACCCTGGCACgggcctggagcaggagttCAGGCAGCCACCATCCCTCCCCGAGGGGCTGCCAGCCCCCCTGGAGAAACGCATCAAGGAGCTGGCTCAG gctgccagagctgctgagggagaaGGCAGACAGAGATTCTTCACTCAGGACATCAACAACATCATACTGGA CATCGAGCTGCAGACGCGGGAGCTGAGCAGCCAGGTGCGCTCGGGGGTCTACGCTCACCTGGCCGCCTTCTTCCCCTGCAGCAAGGACACCCTGCTGAAGAGAGCCCGCAGGCTCTACCTCTACGAGCAG GGTGGCCGACTGAAGGAGCCTctgcagaagctgaaggaaGCCATTGGAAGGGccatgccagagcaggtggCCAAGTACCAGGAGGAATGCCAAGCACATACTCAGGCCAAGTTTGCCAA GAtgctggaagaggaaaaggacaAAGAACAGCGAGTTTGTtctgatgatgatgaggatgaagaaaagggagggaagCGCGTCGCGGGCCCACGGAAGAAATTCCAGTGGAATGATGAAATCAG ggagctgctttGCCACTTGGTGAAGATTAAGTTGGATGGTTATGACCTTGACAAGAATAAGGCTCAGTCTCTAGAGGATTATGTGAAGACCTTCCTAGAAGGAGAGGTGAAGCACCTTTGGCCAAAAGGCTGGATGCAGGCCAG GACACTGTTTAAGGAGAGCAGGCGTGTACATGGACACCTCACATCAGTCCT GGCGAAGAAGAAAGTTATAGCTCCTACTAAGGTGAAAGTAAAG GACTCTTCCTGCAAGCCAGACAAGAAGCTGTCGGTGtctgtcccttccctgcactCGAGCAGCACCTTGGCAATGTCCTCAGAGTCCCAGGGAGGAGCCCTGGGCATCAGTGCCCAGACCAGGGAGCTCCTGTCCCTCGGGACAGCCcaagctgccagcagcactgccactcCTGCCACCTTCAAGGATGACTCCTTGGATGAGGACTTGATTCACAACCCCACCTCCTCCCTGGAAGCAGTGTCCAAGGAACTGGCCGTGCTgaacagcagggcagcagcgAGCCCTGACTTTactcttcctgcagctccaaaaGCTCCACCAGAGAAGATCCCAACTCTTACATCCTCAGATGAGAAGAGGACATTTCCAAAGCCCAACCCTTCCCCTACATCTTCCTCTGGTTCTCTCCAGTCTCCTCTAAACTTCCTAGCTGAGCAGGCCCTGGCGTTGGGCCAGTCTTCTCAAGACAAGAAGTCAGAGAACTCGAACTACAAAGAGCATTCCTGCCAAGCTTCCCCCAGCAAAATCCTTCCTGATGCCCACCAGGCTAAACAGAAGCACCACAGCCTGGTCAGGCCAGGCCACGGGCCCCCGGGCTCGGCGCCGGTGCCGGGCTCTCAGGTGAAGGTGTTCCACCCTGGTGCTCAGCTCCAGAAACCCTTcacctccccagctccctttgtCAAACTGCagagccccaaatcctccacccctctgccccagcgctccctcctccagcaggtCAAGTCATCAACCAAAGCTCAGAGCTTCCATTCCTCCACgtcccccagcagcacccaaaactccagcagctcccacaagAGCCAAGGCTTGTCCTCATCTCTCAGCTACGCCAGCAAGCACTCGAGCGCCTCGGGCTCTTCAGGACAATCCTACAAATCACCTTTTGTCGCTGGCTCCCTCTCCAAGCATGGGGcttcttccagcagctcctcctctggaGCTTCTGCCAaccagggcagctcctctgggacTTTGCTGCCCAgtgttccagccccttccccggGCTCGGCCTCCCGCCCGGCCTCCAGCTCCTCGGTGAAGAAAACTCCTGTTTCCCAGAAGCTCACCCTGGTGGCACCTCCTGGGGGCTCCAATGGGGATTCCAGTGGGGGCACCCAGGGGGTGGCCAAGCTGCTGACCTCGTCCCTAAAGCCAGCTGTGGTCAGCGGCACCGCAGCCTCTACCTCTGTGCCG AAAGGAACtagtggagctgtgctgctaaCGAGTTCTTCCTCCTTAAGTGTACTGGCTCCATCCTACAAGTCCAACAACCCAAagctgccagctgccctgagctccaccCCATTAGGTATTATCTCTCCTATTCATTCTTTCCCTCTCCATGTCATCTCCTTCAGTTCAGACTCCTCCCCAAAAGCAGGAGTTTCCAAGGATGCAATAGTTACGGGACCTGCTCCGGGAACTTTCCACCACGGCCTCGGGCACA GTCTTCTGGCTGGTTTGCACTCCAGCCCCCACCATGCAGCGCCACTCCCACACTCTGCCCTGCCCACTCATTTACCACAGAGTTTGCCAG atgcTTCTCAGCTCCACGGCAAAGGGTCCAATGCACAGCAGCGCAAGTTGTGA
- the UBN1 gene encoding ubinuclein-1 isoform X6, giving the protein MTEPHRVPFTTLHGPLSSSFLKRSRKDDGEQPPEAEPAAAAVRITLTLFEPDHKRCPEFFYPDLLKSCRGKVKGSSSGDKKKDPADPFNDEEKERHKVEALARKFEEKYGGKRRRKDRIQDLIDMGYGYDESDSFIDNSEAYDELVPASLTTKYGGFYINSGTLQFRQASESEDDYVKEKKKKCPKKRKLKDGGEKIKKKKKDDSYDKEKKSKKSKFPKAGFTALNASKEKKKKKYSGALSVKEMLKKFQKEKDAQKKKDEEQKVVAPSPADPAAPREAEAMADPLLSLFGHASDSDLLQAATAMDSLSELDLERLLSESPEGSPCPEGEDGSDPGTGLEQEFRQPPSLPEGLPAPLEKRIKELAQAARAAEGEGRQRFFTQDINNIILDIELQTRELSSQVRSGVYAHLAAFFPCSKDTLLKRARRLYLYEQGGRLKEPLQKLKEAIGRAMPEQVAKYQEECQAHTQAKFAKMLEEEKDKEQRVCSDDDEDEEKGGKRVAGPRKKFQWNDEIRAKKKVIAPTKVKVKDSSCKPDKKLSVSVPSLHSSSTLAMSSESQGGALGISAQTRELLSLGTAQAASSTATPATFKDDSLDEDLIHNPTSSLEAVSKELAVLNSRAAASPDFTLPAAPKAPPEKIPTLTSSDEKRTFPKPNPSPTSSSGSLQSPLNFLAEQALALGQSSQDKKSENSNYKEHSCQASPSKILPDAHQAKQKHHSLVRPGHGPPGSAPVPGSQVKVFHPGAQLQKPFTSPAPFVKLQSPKSSTPLPQRSLLQQVKSSTKAQSFHSSTSPSSTQNSSSSHKSQGLSSSLSYASKHSSASGSSGQSYKSPFVAGSLSKHGASSSSSSSGASANQGSSSGTLLPSVPAPSPGSASRPASSSSVKKTPVSQKLTLVAPPGGSNGDSSGGTQGVAKLLTSSLKPAVVSGTAASTSVPKGTSGAVLLTSSSSLSVLAPSYKSNNPKLPAALSSTPLGIISPIHSFPLHVISFSSDSSPKAGVSKDAIVTGPAPGTFHHGLGHSLLAGLHSSPHHAAPLPHSALPTHLPQSLPDASQLHGKGSNAQQRKL; this is encoded by the exons ATGACAGAGCCCCACAGGGTTCCGTTCACCACTCTGCACGggcccctgagcagcagcttcctgaaGAGGTCTCGCAAGGACGATGGAGAGCAGCCCCCGGAGGCCGAGCCCGCGGCCGCGGCCGTGCGCATCACCCTCACCCTCTTCGAGCCCGACCACAAACGCTGCCCGGAGTTCTTCTACCCAGACCTCCTCAAGAGCTGTCGAGGGAAAGTAAAAGGGAGTTCTTCAGGTGACAAG aagAAAGACCCAGCTGATCCCTTCAAtgatgaggaaaaggaaaggcatAAAGTGGAGGCTCTTGCTAGGaagtttgaagaaaaatat GGTGGCAAGAGGCGCAGGAAGGACCGGATTCAGGATTTGATTGATATGGGGTATGGCTATGATGAGTCCGACTCCTTCATCGACAACTCGGAAGCT TACGATGAGCTGGTTCCTGCCTCTCTCACTACCAAGTATGGAGGGTTTTACATCAACTCAGGAACGCTGCAGTTCCGGCAGGCCTCTGAGTCTGAGGATGACTATGtcaaagagaagaagaagaagtgTCCCAAG AAGCGGAAGTTGAAAGATGGGggtgaaaaaataaagaagaagaagaaggatgATTCTTAtgacaaggaaaagaaatcaaagaagTCCAAGTTTCCAAAAGCTGG CTTCACAGCATTAAATGCAAgtaaagagaagaagaagaagaaatactCTGGAGCTCTCAGCGTCAAGGAGATGCTGAAGAAGTTTCAGAAGGAGAAGGAtgctcagaagaaaaaggatgaagagcagaaagtggtggctccttccccagcagacCCTGCAGCCCCAAGGGAGGCAGAGGCCATGGCTGACCCTCTGCTGTCTCTCTTTGGCCACGCCAGTGACAGTgacctgctgcaggcagccacagccatgGACTCGCTGAGTGAGCTGGACCTGGAGCGGCTGCTGAGCGAGTCCCCGGAGGGCAGTCCCTGCCCCGAGGGGGAGGATGGCAGTGACCCTGGCACgggcctggagcaggagttCAGGCAGCCACCATCCCTCCCCGAGGGGCTGCCAGCCCCCCTGGAGAAACGCATCAAGGAGCTGGCTCAG gctgccagagctgctgagggagaaGGCAGACAGAGATTCTTCACTCAGGACATCAACAACATCATACTGGA CATCGAGCTGCAGACGCGGGAGCTGAGCAGCCAGGTGCGCTCGGGGGTCTACGCTCACCTGGCCGCCTTCTTCCCCTGCAGCAAGGACACCCTGCTGAAGAGAGCCCGCAGGCTCTACCTCTACGAGCAG GGTGGCCGACTGAAGGAGCCTctgcagaagctgaaggaaGCCATTGGAAGGGccatgccagagcaggtggCCAAGTACCAGGAGGAATGCCAAGCACATACTCAGGCCAAGTTTGCCAA GAtgctggaagaggaaaaggacaAAGAACAGCGAGTTTGTtctgatgatgatgaggatgaagaaaagggagggaagCGCGTCGCGGGCCCACGGAAGAAATTCCAGTGGAATGATGAAATCAG GGCGAAGAAGAAAGTTATAGCTCCTACTAAGGTGAAAGTAAAG GACTCTTCCTGCAAGCCAGACAAGAAGCTGTCGGTGtctgtcccttccctgcactCGAGCAGCACCTTGGCAATGTCCTCAGAGTCCCAGGGAGGAGCCCTGGGCATCAGTGCCCAGACCAGGGAGCTCCTGTCCCTCGGGACAGCCcaagctgccagcagcactgccactcCTGCCACCTTCAAGGATGACTCCTTGGATGAGGACTTGATTCACAACCCCACCTCCTCCCTGGAAGCAGTGTCCAAGGAACTGGCCGTGCTgaacagcagggcagcagcgAGCCCTGACTTTactcttcctgcagctccaaaaGCTCCACCAGAGAAGATCCCAACTCTTACATCCTCAGATGAGAAGAGGACATTTCCAAAGCCCAACCCTTCCCCTACATCTTCCTCTGGTTCTCTCCAGTCTCCTCTAAACTTCCTAGCTGAGCAGGCCCTGGCGTTGGGCCAGTCTTCTCAAGACAAGAAGTCAGAGAACTCGAACTACAAAGAGCATTCCTGCCAAGCTTCCCCCAGCAAAATCCTTCCTGATGCCCACCAGGCTAAACAGAAGCACCACAGCCTGGTCAGGCCAGGCCACGGGCCCCCGGGCTCGGCGCCGGTGCCGGGCTCTCAGGTGAAGGTGTTCCACCCTGGTGCTCAGCTCCAGAAACCCTTcacctccccagctccctttgtCAAACTGCagagccccaaatcctccacccctctgccccagcgctccctcctccagcaggtCAAGTCATCAACCAAAGCTCAGAGCTTCCATTCCTCCACgtcccccagcagcacccaaaactccagcagctcccacaagAGCCAAGGCTTGTCCTCATCTCTCAGCTACGCCAGCAAGCACTCGAGCGCCTCGGGCTCTTCAGGACAATCCTACAAATCACCTTTTGTCGCTGGCTCCCTCTCCAAGCATGGGGcttcttccagcagctcctcctctggaGCTTCTGCCAaccagggcagctcctctgggacTTTGCTGCCCAgtgttccagccccttccccggGCTCGGCCTCCCGCCCGGCCTCCAGCTCCTCGGTGAAGAAAACTCCTGTTTCCCAGAAGCTCACCCTGGTGGCACCTCCTGGGGGCTCCAATGGGGATTCCAGTGGGGGCACCCAGGGGGTGGCCAAGCTGCTGACCTCGTCCCTAAAGCCAGCTGTGGTCAGCGGCACCGCAGCCTCTACCTCTGTGCCG AAAGGAACtagtggagctgtgctgctaaCGAGTTCTTCCTCCTTAAGTGTACTGGCTCCATCCTACAAGTCCAACAACCCAAagctgccagctgccctgagctccaccCCATTAGGTATTATCTCTCCTATTCATTCTTTCCCTCTCCATGTCATCTCCTTCAGTTCAGACTCCTCCCCAAAAGCAGGAGTTTCCAAGGATGCAATAGTTACGGGACCTGCTCCGGGAACTTTCCACCACGGCCTCGGGCACA GTCTTCTGGCTGGTTTGCACTCCAGCCCCCACCATGCAGCGCCACTCCCACACTCTGCCCTGCCCACTCATTTACCACAGAGTTTGCCAG atgcTTCTCAGCTCCACGGCAAAGGGTCCAATGCACAGCAGCGCAAGTTGTGA
- the UBN1 gene encoding ubinuclein-1 isoform X4 produces the protein MTEPHRVPFTTLHGPLSSSFLKRSRKDDGEQPPEAEPAAAAVRITLTLFEPDHKRCPEFFYPDLLKSCRGKVKGSSSGDKKKDPADPFNDEEKERHKVEALARKFEEKYGGKRRRKDRIQDLIDMGYGYDESDSFIDNSEAYDELVPASLTTKYGGFYINSGTLQFRQASESEDDYVKEKKKKCPKKRKLKDGGEKIKKKKKDDSYDKEKKSKKSKFPKAGFTALNASKEKKKKKYSGALSVKEMLKKFQKEKDAQKKKDEEQKVVAPSPADPAAPREAEAMADPLLSLFGHASDSDLLQAATAMDSLSELDLERLLSESPEGSPCPEGEDGSDPGTGLEQEFRQPPSLPEGLPAPLEKRIKELAQAARAAEGEGRQRFFTQDINNIILDIELQTRELSSQVRSGVYAHLAAFFPCSKDTLLKRARRLYLYEQGGRLKEPLQKLKEAIGRAMPEQVAKYQEECQAHTQAKFAKMLEEEKDKEQRVCSDDDEDEEKGGKRVAGPRKKFQWNDEIRELLCHLVKIKLDGYDLDKNKAQSLEDYVKTFLEGEVKHLWPKGWMQARTLFKESRRVHGHLTSVLAKKKVIAPTKVKVKDSSCKPDKKLSVSVPSLHSSSTLAMSSESQGGALGISAQTRELLSLGTAQAASSTATPATFKDDSLDEDLIHNPTSSLEAVSKELAVLNSRAAASPDFTLPAAPKAPPEKIPTLTSSDEKRTFPKPNPSPTSSSGSLQSPLNFLAEQALALGQSSQDKKSENSNYKEHSCQASPSKILPDAHQAKQKHHSLVRPGHGPPGSAPVPGSQVKVFHPGAQLQKPFTSPAPFVKLQSPKSSTPLPQRSLLQQVKSSTKAQSFHSSTSPSSTQNSSSSHKSQGLSSSLSYASKHSSASGSSGQSYKSPFVAGSLSKHGASSSSSSSGASANQGSSSGTLLPSVPAPSPGSASRPASSSSVKKTPVSQKLTLVAPPGGSNGDSSGGTQGVAKLLTSSLKPAVVSGTAASTSVPKGTSGAVLLTSSSSLSVLAPSYKSNNPKLPAALSSTPLGIISPIHSFPLHVISFSSDSSPKAGVSKDAIVTGPAPGTFHHGLGHNASQLHGKGSNAQQRKL, from the exons ATGACAGAGCCCCACAGGGTTCCGTTCACCACTCTGCACGggcccctgagcagcagcttcctgaaGAGGTCTCGCAAGGACGATGGAGAGCAGCCCCCGGAGGCCGAGCCCGCGGCCGCGGCCGTGCGCATCACCCTCACCCTCTTCGAGCCCGACCACAAACGCTGCCCGGAGTTCTTCTACCCAGACCTCCTCAAGAGCTGTCGAGGGAAAGTAAAAGGGAGTTCTTCAGGTGACAAG aagAAAGACCCAGCTGATCCCTTCAAtgatgaggaaaaggaaaggcatAAAGTGGAGGCTCTTGCTAGGaagtttgaagaaaaatat GGTGGCAAGAGGCGCAGGAAGGACCGGATTCAGGATTTGATTGATATGGGGTATGGCTATGATGAGTCCGACTCCTTCATCGACAACTCGGAAGCT TACGATGAGCTGGTTCCTGCCTCTCTCACTACCAAGTATGGAGGGTTTTACATCAACTCAGGAACGCTGCAGTTCCGGCAGGCCTCTGAGTCTGAGGATGACTATGtcaaagagaagaagaagaagtgTCCCAAG AAGCGGAAGTTGAAAGATGGGggtgaaaaaataaagaagaagaagaaggatgATTCTTAtgacaaggaaaagaaatcaaagaagTCCAAGTTTCCAAAAGCTGG CTTCACAGCATTAAATGCAAgtaaagagaagaagaagaagaaatactCTGGAGCTCTCAGCGTCAAGGAGATGCTGAAGAAGTTTCAGAAGGAGAAGGAtgctcagaagaaaaaggatgaagagcagaaagtggtggctccttccccagcagacCCTGCAGCCCCAAGGGAGGCAGAGGCCATGGCTGACCCTCTGCTGTCTCTCTTTGGCCACGCCAGTGACAGTgacctgctgcaggcagccacagccatgGACTCGCTGAGTGAGCTGGACCTGGAGCGGCTGCTGAGCGAGTCCCCGGAGGGCAGTCCCTGCCCCGAGGGGGAGGATGGCAGTGACCCTGGCACgggcctggagcaggagttCAGGCAGCCACCATCCCTCCCCGAGGGGCTGCCAGCCCCCCTGGAGAAACGCATCAAGGAGCTGGCTCAG gctgccagagctgctgagggagaaGGCAGACAGAGATTCTTCACTCAGGACATCAACAACATCATACTGGA CATCGAGCTGCAGACGCGGGAGCTGAGCAGCCAGGTGCGCTCGGGGGTCTACGCTCACCTGGCCGCCTTCTTCCCCTGCAGCAAGGACACCCTGCTGAAGAGAGCCCGCAGGCTCTACCTCTACGAGCAG GGTGGCCGACTGAAGGAGCCTctgcagaagctgaaggaaGCCATTGGAAGGGccatgccagagcaggtggCCAAGTACCAGGAGGAATGCCAAGCACATACTCAGGCCAAGTTTGCCAA GAtgctggaagaggaaaaggacaAAGAACAGCGAGTTTGTtctgatgatgatgaggatgaagaaaagggagggaagCGCGTCGCGGGCCCACGGAAGAAATTCCAGTGGAATGATGAAATCAG ggagctgctttGCCACTTGGTGAAGATTAAGTTGGATGGTTATGACCTTGACAAGAATAAGGCTCAGTCTCTAGAGGATTATGTGAAGACCTTCCTAGAAGGAGAGGTGAAGCACCTTTGGCCAAAAGGCTGGATGCAGGCCAG GACACTGTTTAAGGAGAGCAGGCGTGTACATGGACACCTCACATCAGTCCT GGCGAAGAAGAAAGTTATAGCTCCTACTAAGGTGAAAGTAAAG GACTCTTCCTGCAAGCCAGACAAGAAGCTGTCGGTGtctgtcccttccctgcactCGAGCAGCACCTTGGCAATGTCCTCAGAGTCCCAGGGAGGAGCCCTGGGCATCAGTGCCCAGACCAGGGAGCTCCTGTCCCTCGGGACAGCCcaagctgccagcagcactgccactcCTGCCACCTTCAAGGATGACTCCTTGGATGAGGACTTGATTCACAACCCCACCTCCTCCCTGGAAGCAGTGTCCAAGGAACTGGCCGTGCTgaacagcagggcagcagcgAGCCCTGACTTTactcttcctgcagctccaaaaGCTCCACCAGAGAAGATCCCAACTCTTACATCCTCAGATGAGAAGAGGACATTTCCAAAGCCCAACCCTTCCCCTACATCTTCCTCTGGTTCTCTCCAGTCTCCTCTAAACTTCCTAGCTGAGCAGGCCCTGGCGTTGGGCCAGTCTTCTCAAGACAAGAAGTCAGAGAACTCGAACTACAAAGAGCATTCCTGCCAAGCTTCCCCCAGCAAAATCCTTCCTGATGCCCACCAGGCTAAACAGAAGCACCACAGCCTGGTCAGGCCAGGCCACGGGCCCCCGGGCTCGGCGCCGGTGCCGGGCTCTCAGGTGAAGGTGTTCCACCCTGGTGCTCAGCTCCAGAAACCCTTcacctccccagctccctttgtCAAACTGCagagccccaaatcctccacccctctgccccagcgctccctcctccagcaggtCAAGTCATCAACCAAAGCTCAGAGCTTCCATTCCTCCACgtcccccagcagcacccaaaactccagcagctcccacaagAGCCAAGGCTTGTCCTCATCTCTCAGCTACGCCAGCAAGCACTCGAGCGCCTCGGGCTCTTCAGGACAATCCTACAAATCACCTTTTGTCGCTGGCTCCCTCTCCAAGCATGGGGcttcttccagcagctcctcctctggaGCTTCTGCCAaccagggcagctcctctgggacTTTGCTGCCCAgtgttccagccccttccccggGCTCGGCCTCCCGCCCGGCCTCCAGCTCCTCGGTGAAGAAAACTCCTGTTTCCCAGAAGCTCACCCTGGTGGCACCTCCTGGGGGCTCCAATGGGGATTCCAGTGGGGGCACCCAGGGGGTGGCCAAGCTGCTGACCTCGTCCCTAAAGCCAGCTGTGGTCAGCGGCACCGCAGCCTCTACCTCTGTGCCG AAAGGAACtagtggagctgtgctgctaaCGAGTTCTTCCTCCTTAAGTGTACTGGCTCCATCCTACAAGTCCAACAACCCAAagctgccagctgccctgagctccaccCCATTAGGTATTATCTCTCCTATTCATTCTTTCCCTCTCCATGTCATCTCCTTCAGTTCAGACTCCTCCCCAAAAGCAGGAGTTTCCAAGGATGCAATAGTTACGGGACCTGCTCCGGGAACTTTCCACCACGGCCTCGGGCACA atgcTTCTCAGCTCCACGGCAAAGGGTCCAATGCACAGCAGCGCAAGTTGTGA